In Salmo salar chromosome ssa15, Ssal_v3.1, whole genome shotgun sequence, one genomic interval encodes:
- the LOC106572614 gene encoding adenosine deaminase, which yields MVVLNAIRVLGVTSLKLRLSFCAISTFTFTSRHRRAFTMAEHLTEQIVFNKPKIELHVHLDGAIRVETILDVAERRGITLPACTVKEMTHICVVHQPATLTEFLGKFAEYMHIIAGDREAIKRIAYEFVEDKAKEGVIYVEVRYSPHFLANTDVEPIPWNQKEGDLSPDEVVRLVNQGLAEGEKAFNIIARSILCCMRHMPSWSMGVVELCKKYKKDGVVAIDLAGDESLNCEAYPGHRMAYEEAERCGVHRTVHAGEVGPASVVKEAVEVLKAERIGHGYNTLEDQVLYKQLLEQNMHFEVCPISSKLTGACDPDFTKHPVITFRKDKANYSLNTDDPLIFNSTLHLDYSTAQKYMGFTEEEFKRLNINSANSSFLPEKEKKDLVNKLYEAYGMVENTGF from the exons ATGGTAGTACTGAACGCTATTCGAGTCCTGGGCGTGACAAGCTTGAAGTTGCGCCTCTCATTCTGTGCTATCAGCACTTTCACATTCACCAGCAGACACAGGAGAGCCTTCACAATGGCAGAACACTTGACTGAACAAATAGTATTTAACAAACCAAAG ATTGAGCTGCATGTGCATCTTGATGGCGCTATCCGAGTGGAGACGATCTTAGACGTTGCCGA GCGACGTGGGATTACCCTGCCTGCATGCACAGTGAAGGAGATGACACACATCTGTGTGGTGCACCAGCCTGCCACGCTCACAGAGTTCCTCGGCAAGTTCGCAGAGTACATGCACATCATTGC TGGCGACAGAGAGGCGATCAAGAGGATAGCCTATGAGTTTGTGGAGGACAAAGCCAAAGAGGGGGTGATCTACGTTGAAGTCAGATACAGCCCACACTTTCTGGCTAACACTGACGTAGAACCCATtccatggaaccaaaaaga AGGTGACTTGAGCCCAGATGAGGTTGTTCGCTTGGTGAACCAGGGTCTGGCCGAGGGAGAGAAGGCATTCAACATCATAGCCAGGTCCATTCTGTGCTGCATGCGCCACATGCCAA GCTGGTCCATGGGCGTGGTGGAGTTGTGTAAGAAGTACAAGAAGGATGGAGTGGTGGCTATTGATCTGGCAGGAGACGAGTCACTCAACTGTGAGGCCTACCCAGGACACAGGATGGCCTATGAG GAAGCAGAGAGATGTGGGGTCCACAGAACAGTTCATGCTGGAGAGGTAGGCCCTGCCTCTGTGGTGAAAGAG GCTGTGGAGGTCCTGAAAGCAGAGAGAATAGGACATGGCTACAACACACTGGAGGACCAAGTGCTGTACAAACAACTCCTGGAGCAGAATATGCATTTTGAG GTGTGTCCCATATCCAGCAAACTGACTGGAGCCTGTGATCCAGACTTCACCAAGCATCCAGTCATCAC cttcaGAAAGGATAAGGCCAACTACTCCCTGAACACAGACGACCCTTTGATTTTCAACTCCACCCTGCACTTAGACTACAGCACTGCCCAGAAGTACATGGGCTTCACCGAGGAGGAATTCAAGAGACTG AACATAAACTCCGCTAACTCCAGCTTCTTGcctgagaaggagaagaaggatctTGTTAACAAGTTGTACGAAGCCTATGGAATGGTGGAGAACACAGGCTTTTAA
- the LOC106572615 gene encoding cAMP-dependent protein kinase inhibitor gamma, which yields MDVETTTPYSDFINCDRTGRRNAVPDIQGQGAAASTSELTKDMEGLDLKVAEGDSGTSPAPEGEGLTSQEAQGGEGPS from the exons ATGGATGTGGAGACAACAACACCGTACTCTGACTTCATCAACTGTGATCGTACAGGCCGCAGGAACGCAGTACCTGACATCCAAGGACAGGGGGCAGCAGCTAGCACCAGTGAATTAACCAAAGACATGGAAGGGCTGGACCTGAAGGTGgcgg AAGGAGACTCTGGTACATCACCAGCCCCTGAGGGTGAAGGGTTGACCAGCCAAGAGGCCCAGGGAGGCGAGGGCCCATCCTAA